A window of Sphingobacterium sp. SRCM116780 contains these coding sequences:
- the rlmD gene encoding 23S rRNA (uracil(1939)-C(5))-methyltransferase RlmD produces the protein MRRRSSQERLVFNDIEIVDIAEEGKGVGKTDDLVLFIEKAIPGDVVDVELIRKKKSFGEGRIQTLKKASQHRVDPFCEHFGVCGGCKWQHMTYDAQLLFKQQSVVNALTRIGKVDTSSMEPILASAETEYYRNKLEYTFSNKKWLTSVDDNVDGLDMNALGFHVPGRFDKILNVDHCYLQEDPSNILRNSVRAFAVANDMSFYDLREHSGVLRNLIIRISSTGELMVIVVFAYPKERQIELLMSFLKEKFPTITSLLYIVNQKKNDTIFDQEIVIYNGRDYIYEEMEGLKFKVGPKSFYQTNSAQAYELYKITRDFAGLSGDELVYDLYTGAGTIANFVAKYAKEVVGVEYVPSAIEDAKVNSEINGVKNTKFYAGDMKDVLTANFIAQHGKPDVVITDPPRAGMHADVVARLLEMEAPKIVYVSCNAATQARDLTLLAEKYEVVRIKPVDMFPHTQHVENVVLLKLKG, from the coding sequence ATGAGAAGAAGAAGTTCACAAGAAAGATTAGTTTTCAACGATATTGAAATTGTCGATATTGCAGAAGAAGGCAAAGGTGTTGGTAAAACAGATGATTTGGTATTGTTTATTGAAAAAGCAATTCCGGGTGATGTGGTTGACGTGGAATTGATACGCAAAAAGAAAAGCTTTGGTGAAGGCCGTATTCAAACGTTGAAAAAAGCTTCACAACATCGTGTCGATCCTTTCTGTGAACATTTTGGAGTATGTGGTGGTTGTAAATGGCAACATATGACTTATGATGCACAATTGCTATTTAAACAACAATCGGTCGTCAATGCATTAACCCGTATTGGTAAGGTGGATACCTCTTCAATGGAACCCATATTAGCCTCCGCTGAAACAGAATATTACCGTAATAAACTCGAATATACTTTTTCGAATAAAAAGTGGTTGACGTCTGTTGATGATAATGTCGATGGTTTGGATATGAATGCTTTGGGATTTCACGTTCCAGGTCGCTTTGATAAAATATTAAATGTTGATCATTGCTACCTGCAGGAAGATCCTTCTAATATACTGCGTAATAGCGTGCGAGCGTTTGCCGTTGCAAATGATATGTCTTTTTATGATTTACGTGAACATAGTGGTGTTTTACGTAATTTAATTATTCGTATATCTTCTACAGGGGAGCTGATGGTGATTGTGGTGTTTGCATATCCAAAAGAAAGACAAATAGAATTATTGATGTCATTCTTAAAAGAAAAATTTCCGACCATAACCTCTCTTTTATATATCGTCAATCAGAAAAAGAATGATACGATCTTTGATCAAGAAATCGTTATATATAATGGTCGTGATTATATCTATGAAGAAATGGAAGGACTAAAATTTAAAGTTGGTCCAAAATCATTTTATCAAACAAACTCAGCACAAGCATATGAATTGTATAAAATAACAAGAGATTTTGCTGGTTTATCAGGCGATGAACTTGTTTATGATTTATATACAGGTGCTGGTACTATTGCCAATTTCGTTGCTAAATATGCGAAAGAAGTGGTGGGAGTTGAGTATGTGCCATCAGCAATTGAGGATGCAAAGGTGAATTCTGAAATCAATGGCGTAAAGAATACGAAGTTCTATGCGGGTGATATGAAGGATGTACTGACGGCTAATTTTATTGCGCAACATGGTAAGCCTGATGTGGTTATTACAGATCCTCCTCGTGCAGGTATGCATGCGGATGTTGTGGCTCGTTTATTAGAAATGGAAGCTCCAAAAATCGTATACGTTAGTTGTAATGCGGCAACTCAGGCGCGTGATTTGACATTGTTAGCAGAAAAGTATGAGGTTGTACGAATCAAACCTGTTGATATGTTCCCACATACGCAACACGTAGAAAATGTGGTTTTATTAAAATTGAAAGGATAA
- a CDS encoding TetR/AcrR family transcriptional regulator, protein MEADKIIESIKRSARELFRKYGYNKTSVNELAKKANIAKATFYKYFDSKELILHTILMEYIQENVKDILKKNVGEEDLAVFLGNTILKVSRLTYTVCNEFVGWEFIRESANAQEYLKTLSDDLEFLLLSSFIQNDTIAASISEKKLTFLIKTSKNIVFSFAFTAVTEADVRKNFISFQKEILPYLVHATIH, encoded by the coding sequence ATGGAAGCAGATAAAATTATTGAATCGATTAAAAGATCTGCTCGGGAGCTCTTCCGAAAATATGGTTATAATAAAACCAGTGTCAATGAACTCGCTAAAAAGGCAAATATTGCTAAAGCCACGTTTTATAAATATTTCGATAGCAAAGAACTTATTCTGCATACGATCTTAATGGAGTATATCCAGGAGAATGTGAAAGATATCCTAAAGAAGAATGTTGGTGAAGAAGATTTAGCCGTTTTTTTGGGGAATACTATTCTCAAAGTAAGCCGTCTCACTTATACGGTTTGTAATGAATTTGTTGGATGGGAATTTATCCGGGAATCGGCAAATGCACAAGAATATTTAAAAACACTATCAGATGATCTGGAATTCTTATTGCTAAGCTCGTTCATCCAAAATGATACTATCGCGGCCTCTATTTCTGAAAAAAAATTAACATTCTTAATTAAAACGAGTAAAAACATCGTTTTCTCATTCGCTTTTACAGCTGTTACTGAAGCTGACGTACGTAAAAATTTCATCTCTTTCCAAAAAGAGATTCTCCCTTATTTGGTTCACGCAACTATTCATTAA
- the pheS gene encoding phenylalanine--tRNA ligase subunit alpha translates to MLQDKITQYTEEIKQFAPNSSVDVENFRLKFLVSKGIVKGLFDNFKTVSSEEKRVLGKVLNEFKQLAETAYQEAHEKFGTNESAVQKSEGDLTLPGQGFKLGSRHPLSLVRKEIVEIFKKLGFIVSEGPEIEDDWHNFSALNFPPEHPARDMQDTFFIKKQEGNDITLRTHTSSVQVRLMEAGQPPFRAIMPGRVYRNEAISSRAHCFFHQVEGLYVDENVSFADLKQTLFHFVQELYGEGTQVRFRPSYFPFTEPSAEMDISCTICKGAGCQLCKYSGWVEILGCGMVDPNVLDNCGIDSQKYSGFAFGMGIERVTNLKYEIKDLRLFSENDVRFLSQFESELI, encoded by the coding sequence ATGTTGCAAGATAAAATAACGCAGTATACTGAGGAAATCAAGCAATTTGCTCCTAATTCTTCAGTTGATGTAGAAAATTTCAGATTGAAATTTTTAGTTTCAAAAGGTATTGTTAAAGGTTTGTTCGATAATTTTAAAACCGTTTCTAGTGAAGAGAAACGTGTTTTGGGTAAGGTATTGAATGAATTTAAACAATTGGCTGAAACAGCATATCAAGAGGCTCATGAAAAATTTGGTACGAATGAGTCTGCTGTTCAAAAGAGTGAAGGTGATTTGACTTTACCTGGTCAAGGGTTTAAGTTAGGTTCTCGTCACCCACTTTCTTTAGTCCGTAAAGAAATCGTTGAGATCTTTAAAAAATTAGGATTCATCGTTTCCGAAGGTCCCGAAATTGAAGATGATTGGCATAACTTTTCTGCGTTAAATTTTCCTCCAGAACATCCTGCACGTGATATGCAAGATACTTTTTTTATCAAAAAACAGGAAGGTAATGACATTACTTTGCGTACACATACATCCTCTGTTCAAGTACGTTTGATGGAAGCTGGTCAGCCTCCTTTCCGAGCAATTATGCCTGGCCGTGTTTACCGTAATGAAGCGATTTCTTCTCGTGCGCATTGTTTCTTTCATCAAGTGGAAGGCCTTTATGTGGATGAAAATGTATCATTTGCTGATTTGAAACAGACGCTTTTCCATTTTGTACAAGAATTATATGGTGAGGGAACTCAGGTTCGTTTCCGCCCTTCTTATTTCCCTTTTACAGAGCCTTCTGCAGAGATGGATATTTCATGTACGATCTGTAAAGGTGCGGGTTGTCAATTGTGTAAGTATTCAGGTTGGGTAGAGATTTTAGGCTGCGGTATGGTAGATCCAAATGTGTTAGATAACTGTGGAATTGATAGTCAAAAATATTCTGGTTTTGCATTCGGAATGGGTATAGAACGTGTCACCAATTTAAAATATGAGATTAAAGATTTACGACTATTTTCCGAGAATGACGTGAGATTTTTGTCTCAATTTGAAAGCGAACTTATTTAA
- a CDS encoding single-stranded DNA-binding protein, with product MSGVNKVILVGHLGKDPEIRYLDNNVSVASFPLATSETFNRDGKRVEQTEWHTVVLWRGLADVAAKYLAKGKLVYIEGRLRTRSYEDKEGIRRYSTEIVAENFTLLGRKSDFEPTSPAATSEQTQAEKIENKDVEVNFTENENDSDPLPF from the coding sequence ATGTCAGGAGTTAACAAAGTTATTCTAGTAGGCCATTTAGGCAAAGATCCAGAAATTAGATATTTAGATAATAATGTTTCTGTTGCTAGTTTTCCATTAGCAACATCAGAAACATTTAATCGAGATGGAAAACGTGTAGAGCAAACAGAATGGCATACTGTTGTGCTATGGCGAGGATTAGCAGATGTTGCGGCAAAGTATTTGGCAAAAGGAAAATTAGTTTATATCGAAGGGCGTTTACGAACAAGGTCATATGAAGATAAAGAGGGTATCAGACGTTATTCAACAGAGATAGTTGCAGAAAATTTCACCTTATTGGGTCGAAAATCTGATTTTGAACCCACATCTCCTGCAGCTACATCAGAACAAACACAAGCAGAGAAAATAGAGAATAAAGATGTAGAAGTTAATTTTACAGAGAATGAAAATGATAGTGATCCACTACCATTCTAA
- the mutY gene encoding A/G-specific adenine glycosylase — MSFAKKIMEWYHEHQRDLPWRNTRDPYKIWLSEIILQQTRVEQGLPYYLRFVARYDDVLAFANASEDDILHLWQGLGYYSRGRNMHKTARIVRDQYHGNFPKAYEELIKLPGIGEYTAAAISSFSNDEPQAVLDGNVFRVLARFYGIDTPINIPAGKKIFTQLAKDNLDRMHPALYNQAIMDFGALHCKPRSPLCQTCELQLDCFGNVNDMIDVLPVKIKPKKSKNRYFHYFIIQQDDAILMSKRGSNDVWENLYEFPMIEINEPLEGIEIVGKEEFMAIFGSEVQLELLQTNKKHILSHQNIFASFYRILTPFSLDQKKINWNYVLLKDLDKLAKHKLIFSFLETAKL, encoded by the coding sequence ATGTCATTTGCTAAAAAGATAATGGAATGGTATCACGAACATCAACGTGATTTACCTTGGAGAAATACAAGAGATCCGTATAAAATCTGGCTTTCTGAGATTATTTTGCAACAGACTCGCGTTGAGCAAGGCTTACCTTACTATTTGCGATTTGTAGCACGTTATGATGATGTACTGGCATTTGCAAATGCTTCTGAAGATGATATTTTGCATTTATGGCAAGGTTTAGGTTATTATTCCCGAGGTCGTAATATGCATAAGACAGCAAGAATAGTGCGAGATCAGTATCACGGGAATTTTCCGAAAGCATATGAAGAATTAATCAAATTGCCTGGAATAGGGGAGTATACAGCTGCCGCAATTTCTTCTTTCTCTAATGACGAACCTCAGGCTGTTTTAGATGGGAATGTCTTTCGTGTACTCGCTCGATTTTATGGCATTGATACACCAATCAATATCCCTGCAGGAAAAAAGATCTTTACCCAGCTAGCTAAAGATAACTTAGACAGGATGCATCCTGCTTTATATAATCAGGCAATTATGGATTTTGGAGCGCTACATTGTAAACCAAGATCTCCTTTATGTCAAACATGTGAACTTCAATTAGACTGTTTTGGAAACGTGAACGATATGATTGATGTATTGCCTGTCAAGATTAAACCTAAGAAAAGTAAAAATCGCTATTTTCACTATTTTATCATTCAACAGGATGATGCGATATTGATGTCTAAAAGAGGATCTAATGATGTTTGGGAGAATTTATACGAGTTTCCTATGATTGAAATAAATGAACCACTGGAAGGTATTGAGATCGTTGGTAAGGAAGAGTTTATGGCTATATTTGGCTCGGAAGTACAGTTGGAATTATTGCAGACGAATAAGAAACATATTTTAAGCCATCAGAATATCTTCGCCAGTTTTTATCGGATATTAACTCCCTTTAGCCTAGATCAAAAAAAAATAAATTGGAATTATGTTTTATTAAAAGATTTGGATAAATTAGCTAAACATAAGCTCATTTTTTCTTTTTTAGAAACAGCTAAATTATAA
- a CDS encoding sulfatase, with amino-acid sequence MKKSALFFIFCVAHVIVFAQKKPNMVIIISDDHAYQAIGAYGSQFAHTPNIDKIASTGVRMDRAYVTNSICSPSRATLLTGKYSHKNGFKDNETSNFDHSQDLFVKDLQKVGYKTAWIGKQHLGNEPQGFDYFSVLVGQGTYFNPTFINKGNQREAVEGYVSDIVTDKATRWLDSLDKNNPFCLIIGHKATHRTWMPDPQDFGKNDHKKFQLPANFYDHYEDRLSAAGQEMSIDKDMQMAYDLKMYESTEKMKTERSFARMNEKQLTSYMAYYKPIKEQLDMQKLSGKALAEWKYRRYMIDYLNTAESMDRNIGRVLDYLKEHNLEKNTLVMYVSDQGFYMGEHGWFDKRFMYEESFRTPMVIQFPELIAKGTISNAKIMNVDIAPTLLELAGVKKPAEMQGESFVKVLKGQDKEGRENLYYHYYENGEHAVSPHFGVSDGRYKLIRFYKRVNAWELYDLSEDPSEMKNIYGSASSKTINTLKKKLKKEIQKVDDKEALTIFNQKL; translated from the coding sequence ATGAAAAAATCAGCTCTATTTTTTATTTTCTGTGTTGCTCATGTGATTGTTTTTGCTCAAAAAAAACCAAATATGGTCATCATTATTTCTGATGATCACGCTTATCAAGCAATTGGAGCGTATGGTTCTCAATTTGCACATACACCAAATATTGATAAAATCGCATCGACAGGTGTTCGCATGGACAGAGCATATGTGACTAATTCAATCTGCAGTCCTAGTAGAGCAACATTATTGACAGGAAAATATAGCCATAAGAATGGATTTAAAGATAATGAGACCTCGAACTTTGATCATAGTCAAGATTTGTTTGTTAAAGATTTACAAAAAGTAGGATATAAAACGGCTTGGATTGGTAAACAGCATTTAGGAAATGAACCTCAAGGGTTTGATTATTTTAGTGTTTTGGTGGGGCAAGGAACTTACTTTAATCCAACGTTTATTAATAAAGGAAATCAAAGAGAAGCTGTCGAAGGATATGTTTCGGATATTGTAACGGATAAGGCAACGCGTTGGTTAGATTCGTTAGATAAAAATAATCCTTTTTGTCTGATTATTGGTCATAAAGCAACACATCGTACTTGGATGCCTGATCCGCAAGATTTTGGAAAAAACGATCACAAGAAATTTCAACTTCCAGCAAATTTTTATGATCACTATGAAGACCGCTTATCTGCCGCTGGTCAAGAAATGTCAATTGACAAAGATATGCAAATGGCTTATGATTTGAAGATGTACGAGTCGACCGAGAAAATGAAGACAGAGAGAAGTTTTGCTCGGATGAATGAAAAACAGCTAACGTCTTATATGGCCTATTATAAACCAATTAAAGAGCAATTGGATATGCAAAAACTATCTGGAAAGGCCTTGGCTGAATGGAAATATCGCCGCTATATGATTGACTATTTGAATACGGCAGAATCTATGGATCGTAATATTGGACGGGTGTTGGACTATTTGAAAGAGCATAATTTAGAGAAAAACACTTTAGTGATGTACGTATCCGACCAAGGATTTTATATGGGCGAGCACGGTTGGTTCGATAAGCGATTTATGTATGAAGAATCTTTTAGAACACCAATGGTTATTCAATTTCCGGAATTGATAGCGAAGGGTACGATATCTAATGCTAAAATAATGAATGTTGATATAGCACCAACGCTACTGGAATTAGCGGGTGTCAAGAAACCTGCTGAAATGCAAGGAGAGTCATTTGTCAAAGTGTTAAAAGGTCAAGACAAAGAAGGGCGAGAAAATTTATACTATCATTATTATGAAAATGGGGAACATGCTGTTTCTCCTCATTTTGGAGTAAGTGATGGCCGTTATAAACTCATTCGTTTTTATAAGCGTGTCAATGCTTGGGAATTGTACGACTTAAGTGAGGATCCTTCTGAAATGAAGAATATATACGGATCGGCATCTTCAAAAACGATCAACACGTTGAAAAAGAAGCTAAAAAAAGAAATTCAGAAGGTCGATGATAAGGAGGCGTTAACCATTTTTAATCAGAAGTTGTAA
- a CDS encoding YeeE/YedE family protein, with protein MLEIIQKPWPWYISGPLIALVMFLLLKQGKDFGISNNLRTMCTIVGAGKTSAFFRFDWKSQIWNLLIVLGTIIGGFIAHYYLSDGSAADINPKSISDLQSLGIIDQLRGYMPESIFIFNGSLFQFLILSIGGLLIGFGTRYAGGCSSGHAISGLSNFQLPSLIAVIGFFIGGVIMVHFIFPLIF; from the coding sequence ATGTTGGAAATTATTCAAAAGCCATGGCCTTGGTATATTTCAGGCCCTTTGATTGCCCTTGTCATGTTTTTACTCCTCAAACAAGGTAAAGACTTTGGGATATCCAATAATCTGAGAACCATGTGTACAATTGTTGGTGCTGGTAAAACAAGCGCCTTCTTTCGTTTTGATTGGAAATCGCAAATATGGAATCTACTGATTGTTTTAGGAACAATAATCGGAGGATTCATTGCACACTACTATTTAAGTGATGGATCTGCAGCTGACATCAATCCTAAAAGTATCTCGGATTTGCAATCGTTAGGTATCATAGACCAATTAAGAGGTTATATGCCCGAAAGTATATTCATATTTAATGGTTCACTTTTCCAATTCCTTATTTTAAGTATTGGGGGACTATTGATTGGCTTTGGTACCCGATATGCTGGAGGCTGTTCTTCTGGTCACGCGATCTCAGGTCTAAGTAATTTCCAACTCCCTTCTTTAATTGCCGTTATCGGATTCTTTATCGGTGGCGTCATCATGGTACATTTTATTTTTCCACTTATTTTCTAG
- a CDS encoding DUF6691 family protein: protein MKQLKFILIGILFGIIMYKSEAASWYRIYEMFQFRSFHMYGIIGTALTTAIIIVQIIKRKKVKDSNGVPIQFHDKNKSITRYLVGGTIFGLGWALTGACPGPMFTLIGSGYWTLGIVLVFAILGTWLYGLVRDKIPH from the coding sequence ATGAAACAGTTAAAATTCATCCTCATCGGAATACTATTTGGCATTATTATGTACAAATCAGAAGCGGCATCTTGGTATCGCATTTACGAAATGTTTCAATTTCGATCCTTCCATATGTATGGAATCATAGGAACCGCTTTAACAACAGCAATCATCATTGTTCAGATTATTAAAAGAAAGAAAGTAAAAGATAGCAACGGTGTTCCCATTCAATTTCACGATAAAAATAAAAGTATTACACGATACCTTGTCGGAGGTACGATCTTCGGACTAGGCTGGGCGTTAACAGGTGCCTGTCCAGGTCCTATGTTTACCTTAATCGGTTCTGGCTACTGGACTCTGGGAATTGTACTTGTATTTGCTATTTTAGGAACCTGGTTATATGGTCTTGTTCGAGATAAAATACCCCATTAG
- a CDS encoding MBL fold metallo-hydrolase, producing MFFQHIFESSLAHASYLIGCQAKGVAIVIDPKRDVDTYLEIAQKNNLKITHIAETHIHADYLSGSLELAALTGAKLYLSDEGGSYWQYAFDHIGLKHHDEINVGNLVFQVLHTPGHTPESLSFLLIDTPATDAPVMLFTGDFVFVGDIGRPDLLETAAGLIGTKEVGAHHMFASLKIFSRLPDYVQVWPAHGAGSACGKSLGAVPSTTVGYEKIRNWALQFGDNEGGFIQELLDGQPETPKYFAMMKKLNKINRPLLTEVPIYKKLDHQKFLTYYDSGVTIIDTRNKADFAKGFIPNSINIQNNKSFSNWAGWILDYEKPFLLIVEEKQLEDVTRKLMRIGLDQAIGFIDPQTLSSCNIPLKTQQIIDFEEMNHALDNSNIQILDVRNKSEFDEGHLPNATHLFVGTLTDNLHKIDQSKDLYLHCQSGDRATIAMSLLYRAGIKNVKNYSHAMKEWKEKNGKIVN from the coding sequence ATGTTTTTTCAACACATTTTCGAATCTTCATTAGCACATGCAAGTTATCTTATTGGTTGTCAAGCTAAGGGGGTAGCCATTGTGATCGACCCTAAAAGAGATGTAGATACTTATTTGGAGATTGCACAAAAAAACAATTTAAAAATAACACATATTGCCGAAACACATATTCATGCAGACTATTTATCTGGTTCCTTGGAATTAGCTGCCTTGACAGGAGCAAAGCTCTATCTTTCTGATGAAGGGGGATCATATTGGCAATATGCTTTTGATCATATTGGCTTAAAACATCATGATGAAATAAACGTTGGAAATTTAGTTTTTCAAGTATTGCACACCCCTGGACACACACCTGAAAGTCTTAGTTTTTTATTGATCGACACCCCTGCTACAGATGCACCTGTTATGTTATTTACAGGAGATTTTGTTTTTGTAGGAGATATTGGGCGTCCTGATTTATTGGAGACTGCCGCAGGACTTATTGGCACCAAAGAGGTTGGTGCACATCATATGTTTGCATCTTTAAAAATATTTTCTAGACTCCCAGATTATGTTCAGGTCTGGCCCGCACATGGAGCAGGATCAGCCTGTGGAAAATCATTAGGAGCTGTTCCCAGTACAACTGTAGGGTATGAGAAAATAAGAAATTGGGCTTTACAATTTGGGGATAATGAAGGAGGATTTATTCAAGAGCTATTGGATGGACAACCGGAGACTCCGAAGTATTTTGCGATGATGAAGAAACTCAATAAAATAAATCGTCCTCTTTTAACGGAAGTACCCATTTATAAAAAATTAGACCACCAAAAGTTTTTAACTTACTACGATAGTGGTGTGACAATTATTGATACACGCAATAAAGCTGATTTTGCAAAGGGATTCATACCGAACAGCATCAATATTCAAAATAACAAATCCTTTAGTAATTGGGCGGGATGGATCTTGGATTACGAAAAACCATTCCTCTTGATCGTGGAAGAAAAACAGTTGGAAGATGTTACACGTAAATTAATGCGTATTGGGCTTGATCAGGCAATTGGGTTTATAGATCCTCAAACGTTATCATCATGCAACATACCACTCAAAACACAACAAATTATTGATTTTGAGGAGATGAATCATGCTTTAGATAATTCCAATATTCAAATCTTAGATGTCAGAAACAAAAGCGAATTCGATGAAGGACATCTTCCGAATGCCACACATCTATTCGTTGGAACGCTAACAGACAACCTCCATAAAATCGATCAAAGCAAAGATTTGTATTTACATTGCCAGTCTGGAGATCGTGCCACCATAGCCATGTCGCTCTTATATAGAGCTGGAATAAAAAACGTCAAAAACTATAGTCACGCTATGAAAGAATGGAAAGAAAAAAATGGCAAAATAGTTAACTAG
- a CDS encoding M1 family metallopeptidase, giving the protein MNLKYLYTLIIGIFLIQTTNAQRKGYWQQAVDYKMDIDMNEKTYQYDGFMQLKYTNNSGQSLNKVYFHLYFNAFQPGSMMDNRLSNIIDPDKRMTTNIGTKEKPQYQSRIAVLTPKQIGYQKIKSLAMNGNNTTFKVDGTILEVTLPNAIEDGETATFEMKWEAQVPEQIRRSGRNSKEGVALSMAQWYPKMAHFDEFGWHLDEYIGREFIAPFGNFDVTININKNYVLGASGVLQNPNQVKGYVSRPKLKAKDNKVQWHYVAKNIHDFVWAADPKFAVDSALSKGGVHVYTVFIPQDDSVRTNWKTALGLATAFFDFNSSRFGAYPWPNYTIIQGGDGGMEYGTATLVTGGRNLKSLVGVIFHEAAHSWYQHLFGINETVDEWFDEGFTSYVEELALQHLFEKRGAIEANPSIEAYRAYYKLALSGKEEPASLLADYYNTNYAYSNEAYNKGQVLAVQLGYIIGQENLDKTFLEFYKQWKFKHPTPNDFKRIAENVSGINLKWYFNLFLNTTRKIDYAIENVTDKEITLQNKSDFAMPIDLSVEYEDGSKELFYIPLREMRGEKPTEHFNIYEGFKRTVLEDWNWTQPAYRIPVSKKVKKVIIDPSLRLADVESANNTWEKK; this is encoded by the coding sequence ATGAATTTAAAATACCTTTATACATTAATCATAGGAATATTCCTCATCCAAACGACAAATGCGCAACGAAAAGGCTATTGGCAACAAGCTGTAGATTACAAAATGGATATTGATATGAATGAAAAAACATATCAATATGATGGTTTCATGCAGTTGAAATACACGAATAATTCTGGTCAGTCATTAAACAAAGTATATTTCCATTTATATTTCAATGCCTTTCAACCAGGATCCATGATGGATAACAGACTGTCAAACATTATCGATCCAGATAAAAGGATGACGACCAACATAGGCACGAAAGAAAAACCACAATACCAAAGTCGCATAGCTGTTTTGACACCAAAACAAATTGGTTATCAAAAAATAAAGTCGTTAGCGATGAATGGCAATAATACCACCTTTAAAGTAGATGGTACGATCTTAGAAGTGACACTTCCAAATGCAATTGAAGACGGAGAAACGGCAACTTTTGAAATGAAATGGGAAGCACAAGTTCCAGAACAAATCAGAAGATCTGGACGTAATTCCAAAGAAGGAGTAGCACTTTCAATGGCACAATGGTATCCAAAAATGGCTCATTTTGATGAATTTGGATGGCATCTAGATGAATATATTGGACGTGAATTCATTGCTCCATTCGGCAATTTTGATGTCACGATCAATATCAATAAAAATTATGTCTTAGGAGCTTCTGGCGTTCTTCAAAATCCAAATCAAGTAAAAGGATACGTTTCAAGACCAAAATTAAAGGCAAAAGACAATAAAGTACAATGGCATTATGTTGCGAAAAACATCCATGACTTTGTCTGGGCTGCCGATCCAAAATTTGCAGTGGACTCAGCTTTAAGTAAAGGGGGTGTACATGTATACACGGTTTTTATCCCACAAGACGACTCTGTTAGAACAAATTGGAAAACGGCATTGGGATTAGCAACAGCGTTTTTTGATTTCAATTCAAGCAGATTTGGTGCCTATCCTTGGCCGAACTACACGATTATTCAAGGTGGTGACGGTGGCATGGAATATGGAACCGCAACATTAGTGACAGGAGGTCGTAACTTAAAGAGTTTGGTAGGTGTTATTTTCCATGAAGCAGCGCATTCTTGGTATCAACATTTATTTGGTATTAATGAGACAGTAGACGAATGGTTTGATGAAGGATTTACTTCTTATGTAGAAGAATTGGCACTCCAACATCTATTTGAAAAACGTGGTGCTATCGAAGCAAACCCCTCTATCGAGGCGTATCGTGCTTACTACAAATTAGCATTATCGGGCAAAGAAGAGCCTGCAAGTCTCTTAGCAGATTATTACAACACCAACTATGCTTATAGCAATGAAGCGTATAATAAAGGTCAGGTTTTGGCCGTGCAATTAGGTTACATCATTGGACAGGAGAACTTAGATAAAACTTTCTTAGAATTTTATAAACAGTGGAAATTCAAACATCCAACACCAAATGATTTCAAAAGAATTGCTGAGAACGTTTCTGGTATTAATTTAAAGTGGTATTTCAATCTTTTCCTTAATACCACTCGTAAAATTGATTATGCTATTGAAAACGTTACGGATAAAGAAATTACCTTACAAAACAAATCGGATTTTGCTATGCCGATTGATTTATCTGTCGAGTATGAAGACGGTTCAAAAGAACTTTTTTATATCCCATTGCGTGAAATGCGAGGAGAAAAACCAACTGAGCATTTCAACATATACGAAGGATTTAAACGAACTGTTTTGGAAGATTGGAATTGGACTCAACCTGCTTATCGTATTCCCGTATCTAAAAAAGTTAAAAAAGTGATCATCGATCCCTCTCTACGTTTAGCAGATGTTGAATCTGCCAACAATACTTGGGAAAAGAAATAA